The DNA segment CCCTCGACGTATTCCAGAACCAGATACTGGTGCCCATTCGCCTCTTCCAGCCCATAGATCGCGCCAATGCCGGGATGGTTCAGCGAGGCGAGAACCTTGGCCTCACGCTGGAAACGGGCCAAGCGGTCCGGGTCTTGCGCGAGGTGCGCCGGCAGAGCCTTGATCGCCACCTGCCGATCCAGCCTCGTGTCGCGGGCGAGGTGCACCTCACCCATGCCGCCACGGCCGAGTTCGCGTTCGATCTTGAATGGGCCGATAGCTGCCGGGCGCATGGGTGGCGAGTGTACGGGTCCGAGGGATCACCGTGCCGATTGAACCCTTGCGGAGATCACCAAACGCCGGGTCCGCGACTCCCATACCCCAACGCGTCCATGAGAATGCGAGTGGGCCCTATCGCCCAGACTCATCCCTAAAGCCCATCGAATCAAGGACTTGCGAGGCCATGTTTTCTTGAGAGTTTTGACTCTTGCCCTTGCGCGTTGCTCTCGGTGTGACCACAGTACCGCTCGGCGATGACGAAACCGGCGCCTCTATCGGTAGCATTCATCACATGAGCACGCGCGACACGATCGGCACAATCCTGGACATTCACGCGATGGTCCAGCGATTCCTCGTCGAGGCCGTCGAGGACGTTCCGGACTCCCGCATGACCAAGCAGCCAGGCTCGATCGTCAACCACCCGGCCTGGACGCTCTCGCATCTCAACGCGTACGCGGGCGTGTTGCTCTCGATGCTCGATGACCCGAGCGTACCGACGGCCGACACCGAGATGGAGCGGTTTGGGTATGGCACGACGCCTGTATCCGACCGCGCTGCCTATGCGACGAAGCTCGAACTCCTTGAACGGTTCAGAGATCGGAACTCGCGGCTTGCGGCGGTCGTCGCCGAGAGGCACTCAGACTACTTCCCGAGACCCTCGCCGGAGAAGTTCCATCCCTACTCGCCGACCATCGGACACATCGCCATTACGCTGCTTGTGGTGCACCCTCCGCATCACCTGGGCCAACTTAGACAATGGCGCCGCGCCGCCGGAATCGCGGAACGGGTGTGAAACGGTGAGTGACAAAAGAGAATCTCTTCAATGAAGACGACGTGTGCTGATTTCACCCACAGATGGGACGCTGGAGAAGTAGATGGCAAAGACGCCGGAGTTCAATCATCCACACCCGAACGCTCGCCAAGAGCGGTTTTATTGGTGTACTGCCACCCCGATCCGAACGGAAGTCCTTGGATGACAGAGCTTCCGCTTGTTGTTGCGCTCGGGTGGAGC comes from the Phycisphaeraceae bacterium genome and includes:
- a CDS encoding DinB family protein, whose product is MSTRDTIGTILDIHAMVQRFLVEAVEDVPDSRMTKQPGSIVNHPAWTLSHLNAYAGVLLSMLDDPSVPTADTEMERFGYGTTPVSDRAAYATKLELLERFRDRNSRLAAVVAERHSDYFPRPSPEKFHPYSPTIGHIAITLLVVHPPHHLGQLRQWRRAAGIAERV